Proteins encoded together in one Calditrichota bacterium window:
- a CDS encoding helix-turn-helix domain-containing protein, translated as MKLPVIEPDSEDINSPLLNIQQAAEMLGVSKNTIRRWCRIGILECIRINARGDRRFSCESLQKILIPKRTGRPKGTKTKL; from the coding sequence ATGAAATTGCCTGTGATTGAGCCGGATTCAGAAGATATCAACTCTCCTCTGTTAAACATCCAACAAGCCGCCGAAATGCTCGGCGTGTCCAAGAATACAATCAGAAGATGGTGCCGAATCGGTATCCTCGAGTGTATTCGTATTAATGCACGGGGGGACCGCAGGTTCTCATGCGAGAGTCTGCAGAAGATTCTGATTCCAAAGCGTACGGGAAGGCCTAAAGGAACGAAAACGAAATTATGA
- a CDS encoding choice-of-anchor J domain-containing protein — MDRIKLLLTLALLTCFAASAWAVDLSESFDETTFPPIAWQSVENGDGSNLWIRTTLNTNSGPAKAADVEEDLAGGEVAARWLITPKLHVNNITDEISFWVRTQYSFVVDNDSLYVMLSTTDSLPASFSTVLAQYKCGSGGAFQNVYQNYALNLASYVGQDVFVAFLHRDEGTGGNQLYLDDVSGPELLAPPKEASTPTPEDGAVGISGSTNLDWVNGAGTTTLDLYLAQTVDSVDNNEAVAKKLDNVAAVTTYNPPTDLLANTTYYWKVVTRNIFGATEGPVWSFTVMGAPLSGSYDIGGGNNDYANFNEAVAALYGNTITGPVTFNVYGTDYEERIVFDGPIVGASAVNRVTFSDASGTARILDSSATTSSVAVVQLTGASYITWDGVDVWASVETDNCVQMQTGCTENIFENCLLQTHDASTVSHSIRMFGNGNDNNVFSGLDCRNGVESIYLSSGSSPVSSGIIIENCSTVDCDKSLYVSNCNNMTVRNCDFQANGNGSSEYVVDISTIGSGNSIELYGNRLHNLVSTGTIAFLRANGGSGSTIDFHDNFMYDIFSSGTGTAYGIYGSSGHVNYYYNSMNIGDPDGTGSVYGYYKSSSLHTCNIQNNIFAFAESTEETDAYRGLSSGYYPDVLDNNAYYNNGGADFQVFDVSAEEYATVADLAAATNYESFGVEGDPGFVSATDLHILNTFGLVSDKAAPIPGLTMDVDGNLRPCTPDIGADEYTYLAAAADYVVFAILDPLELYEEVTPYAIQARIANIGSSAQTNVPLRLLYNGVQQDEVLVSLAAGECDTVDFTWTTPSAPSSGTLEAHAFLTGDANTDNDSAVVTVTVVAPPMHGTYDIGGGSNNYASFGAAVTALTLRGVDGAVTFNVYANTYNESVSIPAIVGASETNTITFTEVIPNRTPPEIVGASPTVQINGADYITFDNIDITCSGTGRAVEITNDADYNTFMNCAITGASVAGTSNYGAYVLGGGNDYNVFENVTVSGAYYGIRFTGTSGTPDVGNEVRYSSLMEGKYPVYLNYESDARVYGCDIQPGWNGSTTEVYGVYCTTLGSGNMCYAYDNEIHNFRTSTNSNGLYGSASTGATLVGYNNFIYDWQVTGGIVYGMRTATGSSEYYNNSVRIGDVGTTSNIYAAYVTGTSSSCTLINNILQLDVPTEECWAIYISSGTMNSNNNCVYGIGTLYNVGHSGSDYATLNDWQTATGLDLNSVEGQPGFVDATNLHLSPTFSLCNGAGQTVAIVTTDIDGETRGTPPDIGADEYEFTSLAHDYGIYGFVNLPAVFVGGLATSVEADIQNFGTNNEVDVPVRLFYNGSQTSEVLISLNAGVRDTITIPWTPPVSDYEVGDLEVQAFLGTDSYADNDSATASVTIVGPPMSGVYDLGGGNNDFATFTDAVNALTLRGIDGEVVIEAYDGTYNEALVIPEITGTNFADRVIFREHVSAALDVVTLQDGTATQIVLLDGADFITFEGIDFVCTGNTKIGVVINNDADYNTIRDCAVVGNDSASTNGRGISLYRDGQDFNLIDNVTITGVYYGVRMFDGSSTGEATDNEIRNCTISGGHYCIFLDNSPNARVHDNDIMPWGNSTVDCQGILVESQTAGDTVYVYNNRIHNFRYVGTSTSADLTGIQSRPGTSTGAVAYIYNNMIYDWNVSSGTPNVSGILCGSGEQHIYNNSIRVNDLTNGSNVDGLEINSSTANATVMNNIFVSDQSTLASWGIRRVSGTIASSNYNDIYGTGTGAYNTGRDGTTDYLTLADWQGTGNDANSVDGDPGFISNTDLHIDTLATTVNNLGTPIALVTTDIDGDARSVSTPDIGADEYTAYVAADPVNDLTIWIDPDENDVVLRWSATTNAQSYEVFVGTEFGFPLIPANSLGVTANTTFTDIDATLGNTQRYYVVVASTDPAE; from the coding sequence ATGGATCGTATCAAGCTATTGTTGACACTTGCGTTACTGACATGCTTTGCGGCGTCGGCGTGGGCGGTCGATCTGAGCGAGAGTTTCGATGAAACGACGTTTCCGCCAATCGCTTGGCAAAGTGTCGAAAACGGGGACGGTTCGAATCTGTGGATAAGGACGACCCTGAACACGAACTCCGGGCCGGCGAAGGCTGCGGACGTCGAGGAAGATTTGGCAGGCGGCGAAGTGGCGGCTCGTTGGCTGATCACTCCGAAGCTGCACGTGAACAACATCACGGATGAAATTTCGTTCTGGGTGCGGACTCAGTACAGTTTCGTCGTCGACAACGACTCTCTGTATGTGATGCTGAGCACGACGGATTCTCTGCCCGCGAGCTTCAGCACAGTGCTGGCACAGTACAAATGCGGTTCGGGCGGCGCATTTCAGAACGTCTATCAAAACTACGCACTAAACCTGGCGTCGTACGTCGGTCAAGATGTGTTTGTGGCTTTCCTCCACCGTGACGAAGGAACGGGCGGCAACCAACTGTATCTCGACGACGTTAGCGGTCCGGAATTGCTCGCTCCCCCGAAAGAAGCGAGCACGCCAACGCCTGAGGACGGCGCGGTGGGTATTTCTGGAAGCACGAACCTTGACTGGGTAAACGGAGCGGGCACAACGACCCTCGACCTTTACCTTGCTCAGACGGTTGATTCGGTCGACAACAACGAAGCGGTCGCCAAGAAGCTGGACAACGTCGCGGCGGTAACAACCTACAATCCTCCTACTGATCTTCTGGCTAATACGACTTACTATTGGAAAGTCGTGACACGCAATATTTTTGGCGCGACGGAAGGTCCGGTATGGAGCTTCACGGTCATGGGTGCTCCGCTTTCGGGTTCTTATGATATCGGCGGCGGCAACAACGATTACGCGAATTTCAACGAAGCCGTGGCCGCGCTTTACGGCAACACGATTACAGGCCCAGTGACCTTCAACGTTTACGGCACGGACTATGAAGAACGCATCGTTTTCGACGGACCTATCGTTGGCGCGAGCGCGGTCAACCGCGTGACGTTTAGTGACGCTTCAGGCACGGCGCGTATTTTGGACTCGTCGGCAACGACGTCTTCGGTCGCCGTCGTCCAGCTAACCGGAGCAAGCTACATTACGTGGGACGGCGTTGACGTATGGGCCAGTGTCGAGACGGACAATTGCGTGCAAATGCAAACCGGATGCACGGAAAACATTTTTGAGAACTGCTTGCTGCAAACACACGACGCGAGCACGGTTTCGCACAGCATTCGCATGTTCGGAAATGGAAATGACAACAACGTCTTCTCGGGACTCGATTGCCGAAACGGTGTTGAGTCGATCTATTTGTCGTCAGGCTCGTCGCCGGTCAGTTCCGGGATCATCATCGAGAACTGCTCCACGGTAGATTGCGACAAGAGTCTTTACGTTTCCAATTGCAACAACATGACTGTTCGCAATTGCGATTTTCAGGCAAACGGAAACGGCTCATCGGAGTATGTGGTCGACATAAGCACAATCGGCTCAGGCAATTCGATCGAGCTTTACGGAAACAGGCTGCACAACCTCGTATCGACCGGCACAATCGCGTTCTTGCGCGCAAACGGAGGTTCGGGCTCGACGATCGATTTCCATGATAACTTCATGTACGACATCTTCTCGTCAGGTACGGGCACGGCCTACGGCATCTACGGATCGAGTGGGCACGTAAATTACTATTACAACAGCATGAACATCGGCGACCCTGACGGAACCGGTTCGGTTTACGGCTACTACAAGTCGTCGAGCTTGCATACGTGCAACATTCAGAACAACATTTTCGCGTTCGCAGAATCCACCGAAGAGACCGACGCGTACCGTGGTTTGTCTTCGGGCTACTATCCTGACGTATTGGACAACAACGCGTACTATAACAACGGCGGTGCTGATTTCCAAGTCTTTGACGTCAGTGCGGAAGAGTATGCGACGGTCGCGGACCTTGCCGCTGCCACAAATTACGAGTCATTCGGTGTCGAAGGCGACCCCGGTTTTGTCAGCGCGACTGACTTGCACATTCTGAATACGTTCGGTCTGGTAAGTGACAAAGCCGCTCCGATTCCGGGCTTGACGATGGATGTTGACGGCAACCTTCGTCCTTGCACGCCGGACATCGGCGCGGACGAATATACGTATCTCGCTGCTGCGGCAGACTATGTGGTGTTCGCGATTCTCGACCCGCTGGAACTGTACGAAGAAGTGACTCCGTACGCGATTCAGGCGCGCATTGCCAACATCGGATCAAGCGCGCAAACGAACGTTCCGCTCCGCCTTCTTTACAATGGTGTTCAGCAGGACGAAGTTTTGGTTTCGCTCGCCGCGGGCGAATGCGACACGGTTGATTTCACTTGGACCACTCCCAGCGCTCCGAGCAGCGGAACGTTGGAAGCCCACGCATTCCTCACCGGGGACGCGAATACGGATAACGACAGCGCAGTCGTGACCGTGACGGTTGTGGCTCCGCCAATGCACGGAACCTATGATATTGGCGGCGGCAGCAACAACTACGCGAGCTTTGGAGCCGCCGTGACGGCGCTGACTTTGCGCGGTGTTGACGGCGCCGTGACGTTTAACGTCTACGCCAATACCTACAACGAATCCGTTTCCATTCCGGCCATTGTCGGCGCGTCGGAAACGAACACGATAACGTTCACGGAAGTCATACCGAACCGTACGCCACCGGAAATCGTCGGCGCAAGCCCGACGGTGCAGATTAACGGCGCGGACTACATTACCTTCGACAACATCGACATCACGTGCAGTGGAACGGGCCGCGCGGTTGAGATTACGAACGACGCGGATTACAACACGTTCATGAACTGCGCAATCACCGGCGCGAGCGTTGCCGGAACGAGCAATTACGGCGCTTACGTTTTGGGCGGCGGCAACGACTACAACGTGTTTGAAAATGTCACCGTTTCAGGCGCATACTACGGCATTCGCTTCACAGGTACCTCAGGCACTCCCGACGTGGGCAACGAAGTTCGCTATTCTTCGCTTATGGAAGGCAAGTATCCCGTTTACTTGAACTATGAATCAGATGCCAGAGTCTACGGTTGTGATATTCAACCCGGCTGGAACGGTTCGACTACGGAAGTCTACGGCGTGTACTGCACGACTTTGGGCTCGGGCAACATGTGCTATGCCTACGACAATGAAATCCACAATTTCCGCACAAGTACGAACTCCAACGGTTTGTACGGCAGCGCAAGCACGGGCGCGACGCTGGTCGGCTACAACAACTTCATCTACGACTGGCAAGTGACGGGCGGCATCGTTTACGGTATGCGCACCGCCACAGGAAGCTCGGAATACTATAACAACAGCGTGCGTATCGGCGACGTCGGCACGACGAGCAATATCTACGCGGCCTACGTGACCGGAACGTCATCAAGCTGTACGTTGATCAACAACATTTTGCAGCTTGATGTACCGACTGAAGAATGCTGGGCGATCTACATTTCGAGCGGCACGATGAACAGCAACAACAATTGTGTGTATGGTATCGGCACACTTTACAATGTCGGTCACAGCGGATCTGACTATGCGACGCTGAATGATTGGCAAACCGCGACGGGTTTGGACTTGAACTCCGTCGAAGGCCAGCCCGGATTTGTCGACGCGACCAACCTGCACTTGTCGCCAACCTTCTCTCTGTGCAACGGAGCAGGACAGACGGTGGCCATCGTGACGACGGATATCGACGGTGAAACACGCGGTACGCCGCCGGATATCGGCGCGGACGAATACGAGTTCACGTCGCTTGCGCACGACTACGGCATCTATGGTTTTGTCAATCTTCCGGCCGTGTTTGTGGGCGGCTTGGCCACAAGCGTCGAAGCGGATATTCAGAACTTTGGAACGAACAACGAAGTCGACGTTCCGGTTAGATTGTTCTACAACGGCTCGCAGACATCCGAAGTTCTCATCTCGCTGAATGCGGGCGTGCGCGACACGATCACAATTCCGTGGACGCCGCCGGTTAGCGACTATGAAGTTGGTGACCTCGAAGTGCAGGCCTTCCTCGGCACGGATTCGTACGCAGACAATGACAGCGCAACGGCCTCCGTGACCATCGTCGGTCCGCCGATGTCCGGCGTCTATGATTTAGGCGGCGGCAACAACGATTTCGCGACGTTTACGGACGCAGTGAACGCGTTGACGCTCCGCGGAATCGACGGTGAAGTTGTGATTGAGGCCTACGACGGAACGTACAACGAGGCATTGGTCATCCCCGAAATCACGGGAACTAACTTCGCCGACCGCGTTATTTTCCGTGAACACGTGAGTGCGGCGCTTGACGTCGTGACGCTGCAAGACGGCACGGCAACGCAAATCGTTTTGTTGGACGGCGCTGATTTCATCACGTTTGAAGGCATCGACTTCGTTTGCACGGGCAACACGAAGATCGGTGTAGTGATTAACAACGACGCCGATTACAACACGATTCGCGATTGCGCCGTGGTCGGAAACGACAGCGCGTCTACCAATGGACGCGGTATCAGTCTTTATCGTGACGGTCAAGACTTCAATCTGATCGACAACGTGACCATCACGGGCGTTTATTACGGCGTTCGCATGTTCGACGGTTCTTCGACCGGTGAAGCGACGGACAATGAGATCCGCAACTGTACGATCAGCGGCGGCCATTATTGTATCTTCCTGGACAACAGCCCGAACGCGCGCGTACACGACAACGACATTATGCCGTGGGGCAACAGCACGGTCGATTGCCAAGGTATTTTGGTTGAAAGCCAGACAGCCGGCGATACGGTTTACGTTTATAACAACAGGATTCATAACTTCCGCTACGTTGGAACGAGCACATCGGCCGACTTGACAGGTATTCAAAGCCGTCCGGGAACCAGCACCGGCGCGGTTGCCTATATCTACAACAACATGATCTACGACTGGAACGTCTCGAGTGGTACGCCGAATGTCAGCGGTATTCTTTGCGGCAGCGGCGAACAGCACATTTACAACAACAGCATCCGCGTCAATGATCTTACGAATGGAAGCAATGTTGACGGGCTGGAAATTAACTCGAGCACGGCCAATGCGACGGTCATGAACAACATCTTCGTTTCGGATCAATCGACGCTCGCGTCGTGGGGCATCCGCCGAGTATCCGGAACGATTGCCTCGTCCAACTACAACGACATTTACGGAACGGGTACCGGCGCGTACAATACGGGACGCGACGGCACGACGGACTACTTGACGTTGGCCGATTGGCAGGGAACAGGAAACGACGCCAACTCAGTGGACGGCGATCCGGGCTTCATCAGCAACACCGATCTGCATATCGATACGCTGGCGACTACGGTGAATAATTTGGGTACGCCGATCGCGCTCGTGACCACGGACATTGACGGCGACGCACGTTCGGTTTCGACTCCTGACATCGGCGCTGACGAGTACACTGCTTATGTTGCCGCCGATCCCGTCAACGACCTTACGATCTGGATCGATCCGGATGAAAACGACGTGGTGCTGCGTTGGAGTGCAACTACGAACGCGCAAAGCTATGAAGTTTTTGTCGGCACCGAATTCGGTTTCCCGCTGATTCCTGCGAATTCATTGGGAGTAACGGCCAATACGACGTTTACGGATATTGACGCCACGCTTGGAAACACACAACGCTACTACGTTGTCGTGGCATCCACCGATCCGGCTGAATAA
- a CDS encoding choice-of-anchor D domain-containing protein yields the protein MYTKSLFAVTLLAFIALLTCAPTSAQVLVRDIPAPSISSTSLTFDGEYFWSGDNNSNRLIMFSPVDGSIVDTVFSPVNGSDGLAYDGDYLWTISGASARRQIYKIDPLSGALLDSIPDPAQSNAGGLSVDGTDFWVGRNFPTNKFLRIAQSDGALLDSVNAPGNQIRGVAYNNGMIWATSVNTDGDFVYWVNAATGAVQWQFELPEHVSLPDRRLRGVALVDGYLWLVAYAQNSNSNRVLQYDVSNAVQPDIVLDTTPYSFGECVIGHPLTWELAGLNAGNAILSLDSIYFRDGTDFFVTSPPSFPFEVAGETDFTIVVQFGPQISGDKVDTLVVESNDPDEGLLMIRVTGEAFPDEGQISLNPVSVDFGDIWVPNPTTSTTSNLEISNFGHGELTISSIEITSGIDFRIDPITLPVTIPASEFATVRLWFEPDVAGNYGGVLSILSNDPDQPQVNVVLTGRAFVADFEEGTTVWTYHDPSDNFDVGINGITAVNDANGDGIHDVVATTESGLTVCLNGASSGTADTLWTYNSRVVPSHSGMVFYDRALATIDDITGDGVQDVLIGTTGNSQSVYALSGATGEELWMFDTDWWGDGGWVNDVEGFVDINGDFITDVLACGSGDGSNGSRRVFALSGDNGELLWEGPAYTSFYSLTPISDVSGDGVDDVVGGTTTWVVGIDGATGGQRWQTNIGGSSPVFDLERMGNANPQTNNTEDVAVASAYLGVYVIDGGTGQQLWLQEIGSSFVYELTIIPDISGDDVSEVVVGTTSGRVICYDGAQGFEIWNQIADPDDPRNVLAMTTVPDVTGDHIADIVCGSLSNKLIVMSGWDGDHYFDTFGQGVTSPVDAVGILPDIDGSNAFEILMGNREGWVDCVSGGEIIISTAEPVPVPTTFAMRPAYPNPFNPSTSLSFTLPGISDVQANVYDVNGRLVRELLGSTLQPGEHSVQWDGRNNHGQATATGVYFVRLQTSFGTKTQKLLLLK from the coding sequence ATGTATACCAAATCACTATTTGCAGTCACACTTCTCGCGTTCATTGCCTTACTTACCTGCGCACCGACATCCGCGCAAGTGCTCGTGCGCGACATTCCCGCACCATCGATCTCGTCCACATCACTTACCTTTGACGGCGAATATTTTTGGTCCGGAGACAACAACTCGAATCGTCTGATCATGTTCAGTCCGGTTGACGGGAGTATCGTGGATACCGTGTTTTCTCCCGTGAACGGATCGGACGGCTTGGCCTATGACGGCGATTATTTGTGGACAATTTCCGGTGCGTCGGCACGCCGTCAGATTTACAAGATTGACCCCCTGAGCGGAGCATTGCTTGATTCAATTCCCGACCCCGCGCAAAGCAATGCCGGAGGATTGTCCGTCGACGGAACGGATTTTTGGGTAGGAAGAAATTTTCCGACTAACAAATTCTTACGCATAGCGCAGTCTGATGGAGCTCTGTTGGACAGCGTCAATGCTCCGGGAAATCAAATTCGCGGAGTGGCTTACAACAACGGGATGATCTGGGCGACTTCAGTGAATACCGACGGCGACTTCGTTTACTGGGTAAATGCAGCAACCGGCGCGGTGCAATGGCAATTCGAACTTCCCGAACATGTTTCTCTTCCAGACCGGCGTTTGCGCGGCGTTGCGCTGGTCGACGGATACTTGTGGTTAGTGGCTTATGCGCAAAATTCAAACAGCAACCGCGTTCTGCAATACGACGTGTCTAACGCTGTCCAGCCGGACATTGTGCTGGACACGACACCGTACAGTTTCGGCGAATGCGTGATCGGTCATCCGCTGACTTGGGAGCTTGCGGGTTTGAACGCCGGCAACGCAATCCTGAGTCTCGACAGCATTTATTTCCGCGACGGAACGGACTTTTTTGTGACATCTCCGCCAAGTTTTCCTTTTGAAGTCGCGGGCGAAACCGACTTCACTATTGTTGTTCAGTTCGGTCCGCAGATTTCGGGCGACAAGGTAGACACTTTGGTTGTCGAGAGCAACGATCCCGACGAAGGACTTCTCATGATCCGCGTTACCGGCGAAGCGTTTCCCGACGAAGGTCAAATCTCATTGAATCCGGTATCGGTCGACTTCGGAGACATTTGGGTTCCCAATCCGACGACGTCTACCACGAGCAATCTCGAAATTTCTAATTTCGGCCACGGTGAACTTACTATCTCTTCAATTGAGATTACGTCCGGCATCGATTTTAGAATTGATCCCATAACTCTTCCGGTGACCATTCCGGCCAGTGAGTTTGCAACCGTACGTCTTTGGTTTGAGCCGGACGTCGCTGGAAACTACGGAGGCGTTCTGTCGATTCTCTCAAATGATCCCGATCAGCCGCAAGTAAACGTCGTCTTGACGGGACGGGCGTTCGTTGCGGACTTTGAGGAGGGAACGACCGTTTGGACCTATCATGATCCGTCGGATAATTTTGACGTCGGAATCAACGGTATAACGGCCGTCAATGATGCAAACGGAGATGGAATACACGACGTCGTAGCAACGACTGAAAGCGGTTTGACGGTTTGTCTAAATGGAGCTTCCAGCGGAACGGCTGATACACTTTGGACATACAATTCCCGTGTCGTCCCCTCGCACAGTGGAATGGTGTTTTATGACCGCGCGCTCGCAACCATTGACGATATCACCGGTGACGGCGTACAGGACGTGCTGATTGGCACGACCGGAAATAGTCAATCGGTATACGCGTTGTCCGGAGCCACAGGCGAAGAACTCTGGATGTTTGACACCGATTGGTGGGGTGACGGCGGCTGGGTGAACGACGTGGAAGGATTTGTTGACATCAACGGCGATTTCATTACCGACGTATTGGCATGCGGCAGCGGAGACGGCAGCAATGGATCAAGACGTGTGTTTGCTCTCAGCGGAGACAACGGAGAGCTGCTTTGGGAAGGACCGGCTTATACATCTTTCTATTCGCTCACGCCGATTTCGGACGTCTCTGGAGATGGAGTTGACGACGTCGTGGGCGGAACCACAACTTGGGTCGTAGGGATCGACGGTGCTACAGGAGGCCAGCGTTGGCAAACCAATATCGGCGGCAGTTCGCCTGTCTTTGATTTGGAAAGAATGGGCAACGCGAATCCGCAAACCAACAACACGGAAGACGTCGCCGTGGCAAGCGCTTATCTTGGCGTGTACGTCATCGACGGAGGAACCGGACAGCAGCTTTGGCTTCAGGAGATCGGCTCTTCTTTCGTCTATGAATTGACCATCATCCCCGACATCTCCGGCGACGATGTTTCCGAAGTTGTCGTCGGTACGACTTCTGGACGGGTGATTTGTTATGACGGCGCACAAGGTTTTGAAATCTGGAATCAGATCGCCGATCCGGATGATCCGCGCAATGTTCTGGCAATGACAACCGTTCCTGACGTGACGGGTGACCACATTGCGGACATCGTCTGCGGAAGTTTGAGCAATAAGTTGATTGTGATGAGTGGTTGGGACGGTGACCACTACTTCGATACGTTTGGTCAGGGCGTGACAAGCCCTGTGGACGCAGTCGGAATTCTGCCGGATATCGACGGCAGCAATGCGTTTGAAATCTTGATGGGCAACCGTGAAGGTTGGGTAGATTGCGTTTCCGGCGGAGAGATCATAATTTCTACGGCGGAACCCGTTCCGGTTCCGACGACTTTCGCCATGCGGCCTGCATATCCGAATCCCTTCAACCCGTCTACCTCACTTTCGTTCACACTTCCCGGCATTTCTGACGTGCAAGCGAACGTTTACGACGTTAATGGCCGTCTGGTCAGGGAACTCCTTGGATCTACCTTGCAGCCCGGCGAACATTCCGTACAATGGGACGGCAGAAACAACCACGGACAGGCGACTGCTACGGGTGTGTATTTTGTGCGGCTTCAAACGTCCTTTGGAACGAAGACCCAAAAATTGCTTTTGCTGAAATAG